In Ruminiclostridium papyrosolvens DSM 2782, the following proteins share a genomic window:
- the istB gene encoding IS21-like element helper ATPase IstB yields the protein MAVNKMLLEAYFKKLKMPQAAKIYESLAREAADNNLDYEGYLLGVLEQEVHQRENNRIQRGIRQACFPVIKTLESFDFKVIPSLRKPKILKLMQGEYIGNRENIILVGSSGVGKTHIATALGYEACRQGMRVKFYTAAGLINELLAAQQEYRLNKLEKQWLGPHLVILDELGYVPFSKVGAELLFQFCSSRYERGSLIITTNLEFPKWTEVLGDEQMTAALLDRITHNAHILNINGDSYRFKQALAKQTENV from the coding sequence ATGGCCGTTAACAAAATGCTTCTAGAAGCATATTTTAAAAAACTAAAAATGCCTCAGGCTGCCAAGATCTACGAGTCTTTAGCGAGAGAAGCCGCAGATAACAATCTTGATTATGAGGGTTACTTGTTAGGAGTATTGGAACAGGAAGTTCACCAGAGAGAAAACAACCGTATTCAAAGAGGCATACGTCAGGCATGCTTTCCAGTAATTAAAACACTTGAAAGTTTTGATTTTAAAGTAATCCCGTCCCTACGCAAGCCCAAAATATTGAAGTTAATGCAGGGGGAGTATATTGGGAACAGGGAAAACATAATACTTGTAGGTAGCTCTGGTGTAGGTAAAACACATATTGCAACGGCTCTAGGTTATGAAGCCTGCCGTCAGGGTATGAGAGTAAAATTCTATACGGCAGCAGGATTGATAAACGAATTACTTGCAGCACAACAGGAATATCGTTTAAACAAGCTTGAAAAACAGTGGTTGGGGCCACATTTAGTTATTCTGGATGAATTGGGATATGTACCATTCAGTAAGGTAGGTGCGGAATTGCTGTTTCAGTTTTGTTCTTCCCGATATGAAAGAGGTAGTCTAATCATAACTACAAATTTGGAATTTCCAAAATGGACGGAGGTGTTGGGAGATGAACAAATGACTGCGGCTTTATTGGATCGGATAACCCATAATGCCCATATATTAAATATTAATGGTGACAGTTATCGGTTTAAACAGGCCCTTGCCAAACAGACTGAGAATGTTTAA
- the istA gene encoding IS21 family transposase, with protein MIKMAQLEDIRKMYFMEDLSIREISRRTGIHRDTISKYLSLEETKPPKYKLTKERNHPVLGPYIPMIRQIIEDDKQRHRKQRHTGTKIFGILRQEGFSGGYNTVSDFLRQEYRKQKEAFLPLEFELGTYAEVDWTEAYFYLNGKETKAHIFVMKLRGSGGFYVRAYPFEKQEAFFDGHIKCFEFMKGVPYKIAYDNLKTAVKKVLQGSNREEQEQFISLRTHYLYESTFCRPARGNEKGGVENAGKEVVRRFFVPYPDVNSFEELNHYLHNECIKLLEKNSKWEAEKSALRPLPTVRFDGARYKEAKVNRYSMIQFETNRYSVPTSYVGEKVTVRATAEEIKIISKGSTIAEHFRIHGRNKDSIILDHYLELLLFKSRALGNTKVYNPQTLPPIYEQYRRCLLARNPRGNREFVKILMLHRDYHPSQVTEAIEIAMEYNVYGYDGVLNILGQTLVLSHKADPINKDKLQSIPEVIVTPPNLDKYSILMTGGDH; from the coding sequence ATGATTAAGATGGCACAATTAGAAGATATCAGAAAAATGTACTTTATGGAAGACCTAAGTATCAGAGAAATAAGCCGCAGAACCGGAATTCACAGGGATACAATTTCAAAGTATTTATCTCTGGAGGAGACAAAACCTCCTAAATATAAGCTAACCAAAGAACGCAACCATCCTGTTTTAGGACCATATATACCAATGATTCGGCAAATTATCGAAGATGATAAGCAAAGGCATCGTAAACAACGGCATACCGGAACAAAAATATTTGGAATTTTAAGGCAAGAAGGCTTTAGCGGTGGTTACAACACTGTTTCTGACTTTCTCAGGCAGGAATACAGAAAACAAAAAGAAGCATTTCTTCCGTTGGAATTTGAGCTCGGAACTTATGCGGAAGTAGATTGGACAGAGGCATATTTCTATCTGAACGGTAAGGAAACAAAGGCTCATATTTTTGTTATGAAATTGAGAGGCTCTGGAGGCTTCTATGTAAGGGCATATCCCTTTGAGAAGCAGGAGGCATTCTTTGACGGACATATTAAATGTTTTGAGTTTATGAAGGGTGTACCCTACAAGATAGCCTATGACAATTTAAAAACAGCAGTTAAGAAGGTACTTCAGGGCAGTAATCGGGAAGAACAGGAGCAATTCATATCTCTTCGCACTCATTACCTTTATGAATCTACATTCTGCAGACCTGCTAGGGGTAATGAAAAAGGCGGAGTAGAAAATGCAGGTAAAGAAGTAGTCAGAAGATTCTTTGTACCTTATCCGGATGTAAATTCCTTTGAGGAATTAAATCATTACTTACATAATGAATGTATTAAGCTATTAGAGAAAAACTCAAAATGGGAAGCTGAAAAATCCGCATTAAGGCCATTGCCCACAGTAAGGTTTGATGGAGCAAGGTATAAAGAGGCTAAAGTTAACCGATATTCAATGATACAATTTGAAACCAACCGCTACTCCGTCCCTACTTCATATGTTGGAGAAAAGGTGACAGTTAGGGCAACTGCTGAAGAGATTAAAATTATCTCAAAAGGCTCTACAATCGCAGAACATTTCAGAATACATGGCCGCAATAAGGATAGTATCATACTGGATCACTATCTGGAACTTTTGCTTTTCAAATCTCGAGCATTAGGAAATACAAAAGTATACAACCCTCAGACACTTCCCCCTATCTATGAACAATATCGCCGCTGCCTGTTAGCAAGGAATCCCAGAGGTAACCGGGAATTTGTAAAAATACTTATGCTCCATAGAGATTACCATCCTTCACAGGTAACTGAAGCTATTGAAATAGCAATGGAATACAATGTTTACGGATATGACGGGGTACTTAACATACTGGGGCAGACATTGGTTTTAAGCCATAAAGCAGATCCCATTAACAAGGACAAGCTTCAGAGCATTCCGGAAGTTATTGTAACACCTCCTAATCTTGATAAATATAGCATACTGATGACAGGGGGTGATCATTAA
- a CDS encoding leucine-rich repeat domain-containing protein — protein sequence MKTLKKCLLVVAFFISIILTQLFVHNAFADSDIVTFADPNLEAVVRGAINKPTGDILKTDVSSITSIIAENKNINNLTGIECLTNLTMLSLSKNKISDVTPLAGLTSLKYLALYQSNISNINALAGLINLEYLDLGMNSVSDISALKNMTKLTYLELSWNNITDISALSKLTNLQYLQLGCNRIVDISPISNLTKLKTLHLFYNRISDISGLSGLKTLTYLHLNSNNVSNINPLNGLTMLSYLDLGFNKITDISALNKLTKITDLDLSYNKITNINVLSNLTSLNDLKLENNPINNYSPITGIISKLTKKDFNLEPISFPDADLAKAVCHQLGKNSEDMIYKIEAPQITVLDAGNMEIKSLSGIEQLCNLKDLYLAGNELDNINPISALTSLEALNLEKNQISDLNVLRNLHNLKYLILRDNKISDITPLSDLSSLKTLDLSYNSLTNTKNLSKLVNLYELHLDDNEINDINGLQNITKLKILTLDKNQIQDVCLLKNKLDLISLCLRNNLISDISCIKNLPKLVDLFLLPNPIQDFSPAKGIYSNLMNKDFELNAVASITISGSDIVTVKNGSGTSQYTAVVKDNNNIVLSCESVTWSLDNPVSGVVIDSQTGIVSVDSTAKAGCFTIKATNGSIEGTFVATLSVILPDKRIISGRISLNDKAPIGGVNISINAGGNGHSYGVGITIDEGESSKDFALPVSASSGGLTYTVFCTARAGDAIGFIAGSQVDVSDGNVSNVNMQISSFLQPVYRNVSGTVLFSKGVAPKGGLTLIVESSTTINERITKECYSSVTIPEGMNSAKYAIPIITYAGYPCSLIIKETSRDYWGSQLDLSSGDITGLDAQIVYPLNTTETRNVSGTIYLSTGVAPKGGIIITWYSSSGSYTNSSFVTIPEGLNAIKYDATFVTDTSKQTVLRFVPDKAYKQYSFFVENSHLVKDITLEEIAPQLTGFTWEKGKTEGSTKATVVPAGTLKYIVGVEGSQVQPNVGDAATAYTDILSANTDIAVSAGQHIFIIRVGNDGNIASWADVAVSESNINLGRIQGDVNNDSVVDALDFALMKIYLLGGTANINEINSDINLDGEINAIDFALLKMQLLN from the coding sequence ATGAAAACCTTAAAAAAATGTCTGCTTGTGGTTGCTTTTTTTATCAGTATTATTTTAACTCAATTATTTGTACATAATGCTTTCGCAGATTCGGATATAGTGACATTTGCCGATCCTAATCTAGAGGCTGTAGTTAGGGGAGCTATTAATAAACCCACAGGAGATATACTTAAAACAGATGTTTCAAGTATTACTAGTATTATTGCAGAAAACAAAAATATTAATAATCTTACTGGAATTGAATGTTTAACAAATTTAACTATGTTGAGCTTAAGTAAAAATAAGATAAGTGATGTGACACCTTTAGCAGGCCTAACATCATTAAAATATTTAGCACTATACCAGAGTAACATTAGTAATATTAATGCTTTAGCTGGTTTAATCAATTTAGAATACTTGGATTTAGGTATGAATAGTGTCAGCGATATAAGTGCTTTGAAAAATATGACGAAATTAACTTACTTAGAACTATCTTGGAATAATATAACTGATATTAGTGCATTATCAAAACTTACTAATCTTCAATATTTACAGTTAGGGTGTAATCGAATTGTAGATATTAGTCCGATATCAAACCTTACCAAACTTAAAACATTGCATCTCTTTTATAACCGAATAAGTGATATTAGTGGGTTGAGTGGTCTTAAGACATTGACTTACTTGCACCTGAATTCAAACAATGTATCAAATATTAATCCGTTAAATGGTCTCACTATGCTAAGTTATTTAGATTTAGGTTTCAATAAAATTACAGATATTAGTGCATTAAACAAGCTTACAAAGATAACAGATTTGGATTTAAGCTACAACAAGATAACTAATATTAATGTTTTGAGCAATCTTACATCATTGAATGATTTAAAGCTGGAGAATAATCCTATAAACAATTATAGTCCAATTACCGGAATTATTAGTAAATTAACTAAAAAAGATTTTAATTTGGAGCCGATATCTTTTCCAGATGCAGATTTGGCGAAAGCTGTCTGTCATCAACTTGGCAAAAATTCTGAAGATATGATATATAAAATTGAGGCCCCACAAATAACTGTGCTAGATGCCGGCAATATGGAAATTAAAAGTTTGTCAGGAATTGAACAACTGTGTAATCTAAAAGACCTTTATTTAGCTGGGAATGAGCTTGATAATATTAATCCTATAAGTGCACTTACATCACTTGAAGCTTTAAATTTAGAAAAGAATCAAATAAGTGACTTAAATGTATTAAGAAATTTACATAATTTAAAATATCTCATATTAAGGGATAACAAAATATCTGATATAACACCATTATCTGATTTATCAAGTTTGAAAACCTTAGATTTGTCATATAATAGCTTGACGAATACTAAAAATCTTAGCAAACTAGTAAATTTATATGAATTACATTTAGATGATAATGAAATAAATGATATAAATGGATTGCAAAATATTACTAAACTTAAAATTTTAACTCTGGATAAAAATCAGATACAAGACGTCTGTTTACTGAAAAATAAACTTGATTTAATTTCATTATGTTTGAGAAATAATCTAATAAGTGATATTAGTTGTATTAAGAACTTACCCAAATTAGTAGATTTGTTTTTATTGCCCAATCCAATCCAGGATTTTAGCCCTGCAAAAGGGATATATAGTAATTTGATGAATAAAGATTTTGAATTAAATGCCGTCGCAAGTATTACTATATCAGGTTCAGATATAGTAACAGTTAAAAACGGTAGTGGGACAAGCCAGTATACAGCTGTTGTAAAAGATAACAACAATATAGTATTGTCATGCGAGTCGGTTACTTGGAGTTTAGATAATCCAGTAAGTGGTGTTGTAATTGACAGCCAAACTGGTATAGTATCAGTAGATAGTACTGCAAAAGCGGGTTGTTTTACGATAAAGGCCACAAATGGTTCTATAGAAGGTACATTTGTAGCAACATTAAGTGTAATTCTGCCCGATAAACGTATAATTTCTGGACGAATAAGTTTGAATGATAAAGCTCCAATTGGTGGAGTTAATATAAGTATTAATGCTGGTGGAAACGGACATAGCTATGGCGTGGGCATCACAATTGATGAAGGTGAGAGTTCAAAGGATTTTGCATTACCTGTATCAGCTAGTTCAGGGGGCCTAACTTATACAGTCTTTTGTACTGCCAGAGCAGGAGATGCGATAGGTTTTATAGCAGGCAGTCAAGTAGATGTAAGTGATGGAAATGTTTCAAATGTTAATATGCAGATTAGTTCTTTCCTTCAGCCTGTGTATCGAAATGTTTCAGGAACTGTATTGTTTAGTAAGGGTGTTGCTCCTAAAGGAGGACTTACCTTAATAGTTGAAAGTTCTACAACAATTAATGAACGAATAACAAAGGAATGTTATTCATCTGTAACTATACCAGAAGGAATGAATTCTGCAAAGTATGCTATTCCAATAATTACATACGCAGGTTATCCATGTAGTTTAATAATTAAAGAAACAAGCAGAGATTACTGGGGTAGTCAGTTAGACCTTTCATCAGGTGATATTACGGGATTAGATGCGCAGATAGTGTACCCACTCAATACAACTGAAACACGGAATGTTTCAGGAACTATTTATTTATCAACAGGGGTTGCGCCAAAAGGTGGTATTATTATAACTTGGTATAGTTCTAGTGGGTCCTATACTAATTCTTCATTTGTAACAATACCTGAAGGCTTAAATGCAATAAAATATGATGCAACATTTGTTACTGACACAAGTAAGCAAACGGTACTCAGATTTGTACCAGATAAAGCGTATAAACAATATAGTTTTTTCGTTGAAAATTCGCATTTAGTAAAGGATATTACTCTAGAGGAAATAGCACCGCAATTGACTGGTTTTACATGGGAGAAGGGAAAAACTGAAGGATCAACTAAAGCGACAGTTGTCCCAGCAGGAACATTAAAATACATAGTTGGGGTTGAAGGTTCTCAGGTGCAGCCTAATGTAGGCGATGCGGCCACAGCATATACAGATATTCTTTCAGCTAATACAGATATAGCAGTGTCAGCAGGACAGCATATATTTATAATTAGAGTAGGTAATGATGGAAATATAGCAAGCTGGGCAGATGTAGCTGTAAGTGAATCAAATATCAATCTAGGACGGATACAAGGTGATGTTAATAATGATAGTGTTGTTGACGCACTGGATTTTGCATTAATGAAGATATACTTGCTTGGAGGAACAGCAAATATTAATGAGATAAACTCAGACATAAATTTAGATGGTGAAATTAATGCAATTGATTTTGCATTGCTCAAAATGCAACTTCTAAATTAG
- a CDS encoding arginine deiminase family protein — MIINSLEKYGAEKLSQLKKVMLHSPEYSIRRVKETNLDFYLFDKVPDYDRFIDEHYAYRKLLTDNGVEVYELSNLIVNNRELMSYLPNLPYLNDSSVITSKGAIISTMCPGGRQYEEIVVREALTALGIPILHDCGPGEQFEGLITLSPNTLFVADTERHSKESVERFFIFALQHFQNIVYVEVPQARRFMHPDMIFNRISDKLGLIFPPAFLNCWLIQKNSRQKIDFMTWSKQRKMELIPLSDEEQQKWGTSFVTLEPNHIINYDISLKPTTQKLLESMGVRFTQFHPDALLAGGGSLRCLTLRLLRE; from the coding sequence ATGATTATAAATAGTCTGGAAAAATATGGAGCTGAGAAACTTAGCCAATTAAAGAAAGTGATGCTTCATAGTCCTGAGTATTCAATCAGAAGGGTAAAGGAGACAAATCTGGATTTTTACCTTTTTGATAAGGTACCAGACTACGATCGTTTTATTGACGAACACTATGCCTATCGAAAGCTTTTGACAGATAACGGAGTGGAAGTTTATGAACTATCAAACCTAATAGTAAATAACCGCGAGTTAATGTCCTACCTTCCCAACCTTCCATACTTGAACGATTCCTCAGTCATAACAAGCAAAGGGGCAATTATATCAACAATGTGCCCTGGTGGACGGCAATACGAAGAAATAGTTGTTAGGGAGGCACTGACAGCTCTTGGTATTCCTATCCTGCATGACTGCGGCCCAGGTGAACAGTTTGAGGGCTTGATTACCTTGTCCCCAAATACTCTCTTCGTAGCAGATACAGAACGACATAGCAAAGAATCGGTTGAGCGCTTTTTCATTTTTGCCCTGCAGCACTTTCAGAATATAGTTTATGTAGAAGTACCGCAAGCCAGGCGTTTCATGCATCCGGACATGATATTCAACAGGATATCCGATAAATTGGGGTTAATTTTTCCACCTGCCTTTCTCAATTGCTGGCTTATCCAAAAAAATAGTCGGCAAAAAATTGATTTTATGACTTGGTCGAAACAGAGGAAGATGGAACTAATTCCTTTATCCGATGAAGAACAACAAAAATGGGGCACATCGTTTGTTACTCTGGAACCCAACCATATCATCAATTATGATATTTCTTTAAAGCCTACAACCCAGAAGCTGCTGGAATCAATGGGAGTCAGATTTACACAATTCCATCCAGATGCTTTGCTGGCTGGTGGTGGCAGCCTTAGGTGCCTCACACTAAGACTTTTACGCGAATAA
- a CDS encoding MFS transporter, producing MNINNKLKRNISISYVYSFLLQLNITSAIWVLYLAFKGMSLAEIGFLEAIYHITGLLFELPTGAIADIYGKKFSVIAGRIVSVIACILMITSSGFWIFAIAFTLSSAAMNLNSGSAEALVYDSLKEVGEENNYKRIWGNLAFVMSIAQGIAVLLGGILADEKFLYAYVFGTIIKY from the coding sequence ATGAATATTAATAATAAATTAAAAAGAAATATATCCATAAGTTATGTTTATAGCTTTTTACTACAATTAAATATTACTTCAGCTATATGGGTTTTGTATCTGGCATTTAAGGGCATGTCTTTGGCGGAAATAGGATTTTTGGAAGCTATTTATCATATAACGGGTTTACTTTTTGAATTACCGACCGGTGCAATAGCAGATATATATGGAAAGAAGTTTAGTGTCATTGCCGGAAGAATTGTAAGTGTAATAGCTTGCATTTTGATGATAACGTCATCTGGCTTTTGGATCTTTGCTATTGCATTTACTTTAAGCTCGGCAGCTATGAATCTAAACTCCGGTTCAGCAGAAGCATTGGTTTATGATAGCTTAAAAGAAGTAGGTGAAGAGAATAATTATAAAAGAATTTGGGGCAATCTTGCTTTTGTTATGTCAATTGCACAAGGTATTGCGGTTCTTCTGGGAGGAATATTAGCAGATGAAAAGTTTTTGTATGCCTATGTATTTGGAACAATTATAAAATATTAG
- a CDS encoding MFS transporter has protein sequence MEKDKEKQQGNVLIHQLITSLKVLKVRKIVFYLILFSSLIGSLQATVYFYSQKYFSDMGYSKTTIAIICALGSLIEAISSKNAYKFEKLFKLKGTLISISVLNILALTGMAFMQHLSIVFFVLTSMTGGLAFSIFSDYINARIPSEYRSTILSFDSLCFSAFMIGVFPLFGLIAQKRGFTVTFGIIALLYIPVIIYLLLKLRKHKEDNSGAIVKERVLEVSD, from the coding sequence ATTGAAAAAGATAAAGAAAAACAACAAGGGAATGTACTAATACACCAACTAATAACAAGCCTGAAAGTTCTTAAGGTTCGGAAAATAGTGTTTTACTTAATATTGTTTTCTTCATTGATTGGAAGTCTTCAAGCTACAGTATATTTTTACAGCCAGAAGTATTTTTCAGATATGGGATATTCAAAAACCACAATTGCCATAATATGCGCTCTGGGAAGCCTTATTGAAGCAATAAGCTCTAAGAATGCCTATAAATTTGAAAAACTTTTTAAGTTGAAAGGAACTTTAATAAGCATATCTGTATTAAATATACTGGCATTAACAGGAATGGCCTTTATGCAGCACTTATCGATAGTATTCTTTGTTTTAACATCTATGACTGGAGGGCTGGCCTTTTCCATATTTAGTGATTATATAAATGCCAGGATACCCTCAGAGTACCGGTCAACAATATTATCATTTGATAGTTTATGCTTTAGTGCATTTATGATAGGGGTATTTCCTTTATTCGGATTAATAGCGCAAAAGAGGGGCTTTACAGTAACATTTGGAATTATTGCCTTGCTGTATATTCCGGTAATTATTTACCTGTTGCTAAAGCTTAGAAAACATAAAGAAGATAATTCGGGGGCAATTGTAAAAGAGCGAGTTTTAGAGGTGTCAGACTAG